A genome region from Pyrenophora tritici-repentis strain M4 chromosome 9, whole genome shotgun sequence includes the following:
- a CDS encoding CypX, Cytochrome P450, which translates to MVGKFENINTSIKSTTQESTIMDSQTIAQVTHTLQTVAIATLFLAICVYVPKLKLKAQLGSLPALNSGESGEKHRKTYLTSAKKMYANGYAKFKDSVYRIAGEQGEDNIVIPPSLLPELRKLPDDVLSFPVAVKDLMEVKYTKLRVEGATGLHAVKSDLTPALPRLNPVIASEVDAALREAMPPCEDWTEVSIFKELVDVIAKVSGRIFVGPELCRNPEYIKLGSNYTIDLVGAVTAVKQVRSWLKPFLCHRLPEVVKLRKCEQQLKEFLRPIIEERMNAKSKDPNWQEPDDMLQWMITRGRGKDSINDITAFQLSLIFAAIHTTSMTVTSIMHTLAVTPEYVDPLREEIRNVMANNDGIITSRALQQMEKVDSYMKEVLRVYPTAITAFTRRVLKGITLSNGQYIPPGVTIEVPSAAVYLDEKNYPSADEFDGFRAYKLRASGKAADIARNQFVTANETNLNFGYGAHACPGRFFAANEIKMVLVRLILEYDVKMPNGETERYATIDVGTQSMPDSTKSLAFKKVQI; encoded by the exons ATGGTCGGCAAATTCGAAAACATTAACACCTCCATCAAGTCTACTACACAGGAATCTACGATCATGGATAGCCAAACTATCGCGCAAGTGACGCACACGTTGCAGACTGTGGCTATAGCAACCCTCTTCCTCGCAATATGCGTATATGTTCCCAAGCTCAAGCTCAAGGCCCAGCTGGGAAGTCTGCCGGCCCTCAACAGCGGAGAGAGCGGAGAAAAACACCGAAAGACATACCTCACTTCTGCAAAGAAAATGTATGCAAATGGTTACGCCAAA TTCAAAGACTCCGTTTACAGAATTGCAGGAGAGCAGG GCGAAGACAATATCGTTATACCCCCGAGCCTGCTCCCAGAGTTACGGAAACTCCCTGACGATGTTCTCAGCTTCCCCGTAGCCGTCAAGGAT CTCATGGAAGTCAAATATACCAAACTGCGTGTTGAAGGGGCTACCGGTCTCCATGCAGTCAAGTCTGACCTCACACCAGCACTCC CTCGATTGAACCCAGTTATCGCCTCGGAAGTCGACGCCGCACTGCGAGAAGCTATGCCCCCATGCGAAGACTGGACTGAAGTCTCCATTTTCAAAGAACTCGTCGATGTTATTGCAAAAGTCTCCGGTCGCATCTTCGTTGGGCCAGAACTATGTCGCAACCCAGAGTATATCAAGCTTGGGTCCAACTATACAATCGATCTCGTGGGAGCGGTCACAGCTGTCAAGCAGGTCCGTTCATGGCTGAAGCCGTTCTTGTGTCATCGCCTCCCGGAGGTCGTTAAGCTCCGCAAGTGCGAACAACAATTAAAGGAGTTCCTGCGCCCGATCATAGAGGAGAGGATGAATGCCAAGTCGAAAGACCCGAATTGGCAAGAGCCAGACGACATGTTGCAGTGGATGATCACGCGGGGTAGAGGTAAAGATTCAATCAACGACATTACTGCCTTCCAACTAAGCCTCATCTTCGCCGCCATCCATACCACGAGTATGACCGTCACCAGCATCATGCACACGCTCGCCGTCACACCAGAGTACGTTGACCCTCTCCGTGAGGAGATCCGCAATGTCATGGCCAATAATGATGGAATCATCACTTCTCGTGCTCTGCAACAGATGGAGAAGGTTGATAGCTACATGAAGGAAGTATTACGCGTCTACCCAACGGCCATTA CGGCCTTCACCCGCCGCGTCCTCAAAGGCATCACCCTCAGCAACGGGCAATACATCCCCCCCGGCGTCACCATCGAGGTCCCCTCCGCAGCCGTTTACCTCGATGAAAAGAATTACCCCTCTGCGGACGAATTCGACGGTTTCCGCGCTTACAAGCTGCGCGCAAGCGGCAAAGCAGCGGATATCGCGCGCAACCAGTTCGTCACTGCCAACGAGACCAACCTCAACTTTGGCTACGGAGCCCATGCTTGCCCTGGCCGTTTCTTCGCTGCCAATGAGATCAAGATGGTCTTGGTGAGGCTGATACTGGAGTATGATGTTAAGATGCCGAATGGCGAAACGGAGCGGTATGCAACGATCGATGTTGGGACGCAGAGTATGCCGGATTCGACGAAGAGTTTGGCGTTCAAGAAGGTGCAGATTTGA
- a CDS encoding Retrotrans-gag domain containing protein — protein MTTNDSNQLLQSLLQRLEDMSTRMERLEASSHEPPQTPGHNTDATTDPTPTSETSNTSVPIIPKPRHSLPHPPTFGGNKSQWRGWKLEMEGKIEEDAQAIGSLKAQLRYVYMRLDGAAKTNVTTYYEIQVKEESPNPFKLLDRLELLYGERNRKEKAIQNLYSIRQKDDETFISFYPRFEKEMANADAESWPEHTKISYLRNALSGRIKDRLVGTSGTETSTYARFAQKCVDLSNDMELFGQWTKTTRRYGSRTAENAPTYEPPAKSNNATLTAASPEDMMEWEPTQPTTTQVNAVGLRGKTNMNGYPSRRPEDRELIGKRAKWVNQEEIDARRQERRCLRCGRNNCRIATCPLAAALRPTHVSVKTAKSTVVTKAAVEEEDPEDSEAEQ, from the coding sequence ATGACGACGAACGATTCGAACCAGCTGTTACAGTCGCTACTACAGAGACTTGAAGACATGAGCACTAGGATGGAGAGGCTGGAAGCATCATCGCACGAGCCACCTCAAACGCCTGGTCACAATACAGACGCCACCACTGATCCGACGCCAACCTCCGAGACTTCGAACACATCTGTGCCTATAATCCCAAAGCCGCGGCACAGCTTACCCCACCCGCCTACGTTTGGTGGAAACAAATCacaatggcgaggatggaagctagagatggagggcaagatcgaagaagacgcgcaAGCTATTGGAAGCCTAAAAGCTCAGCTACGCTACGTCTACATGCGTCTTGATGGGGCAGCGAAAACCAACGTTACAACATACTACGAGATACAAGTTAAAGAAGAATCGCCAAACCCTTTCAAGCTGCTTGACCGCCTTGAACTCCTCTACGGCGAACGAAATCGGAAGGAGAAAGCCATTCAGAACCTCTACTCTATACGCCAGAAGGACGACGAGACGTTTATTTCCTTCTATCCACggtttgagaaagagatggcCAACGCTGACGCAGAAAGCTGGCCTGAGCATACGAAGATATCCTACTTACGAAATGCATTAAGTGGTAGGATAAAGGATAGGCTTGTTGGTACATCAGGGACAGAAACAAGCACATACGCAAGGTTCGCTCAGAAGTGTGTAGATCTTAGCAACGACATGGAGTTGTTCGGCCAATGGACGAAAACAACCCGTCGTTACGGTAGCCGAACTGCTGAAAATGCACCAACCTATGAACCACCAGCAAAATCGAATAATGCCACTCTCACAGCAGCTTCCCCTGAAGACATGATGGAATGGGAACCTACGCAGCCTACAACTACCCAAGTGAACGCTGTCGGCCTCCGCGGCAAGACCAACATGAATGGATATCCATCTAGGCGTCCTGAGGACCGAGAACTTATTGGAAAACGAGCAAAATGGGTCAACCAAGAGGAAATCGATGCTCGACGCCAGGAACGACGCTGTCTTCGATGCGGCCGCAACAATTGCCGAATAGCTACATGCCCGTTGGCAGCCGCTCTACGACCAACTCACGTTAGCGTCAAGACAGCAAAGAGTACTGTGGTCACCAAGGCAGctgtagaggaggaagatcCAGAAGACTCCGAAGCAGAGCAATAG
- a CDS encoding RING finger domain containing protein: MSSLPAQRPASQRRALPPSESSASQKERANSFSGQSVDSQTLLLNSPPSQSATSTFQDQKESPTQTAAPQQQDDDDDPRRCWICFNDETEDDETTSEWRSPCACSLVAHETCLLDWIADMEAPTSGRRAGTTAGKVLCPQCKGEIVIKRHKSYVVEAVRSLERLVGSLRLPGFALVTGTALYSTLTLSGTATIYQIFGTEDALQILGPLYETPNAAVNSVAVQCLDHLRQHWRLDLGLPLIPAVLVASRTTFADSFLPFLPLIFFVSSGQPGDEMLQLQWPPSAAFTFATLPYLRGFYNAYYERFWLPREQKWLREIQPRQGEDANVEGQVQDQGPAMHNAHDGEVIQEVEIELDFDIFGGWGEGEGVEPDNNPAHPIEPHAAGPIDAPPQDDTDTDTDDDLPDLVPAAPQANPLPEPVAAPAPNIPMQPAAPRPRRIRHERAATFSTASLADTILGALIFPTIAAAMGEILRHTLPTDWVTPPSSSPAVSWLGGWIKNGGKAGGHHILPPPPTMPRYSPTPEVSKAQLLPTCHSPSRDTRSHKKHQESRRRSRSPHGDRDNDNHRYKRRRTRSPVAKTVALPYKAKPLTKRDYEAYKPLFQSYLDIQKQIQLDELDEREAKGRWKSFVSRWNRGDLARSWYDPSMLKTAQDTLIADSAADAQSTSHSALQQARKQDRTLQKARLEDLVPRADAGTRERQLEKKREVISTLQSFRDAKEAGDVEVAESDLMGDDGVDLEEIARARDAEREERLAERREKEGKTMEFLRQMARERFG; this comes from the exons ATGTCATCTCTCCCGGCTCAGCGCCCCGCGTCGCAACGTAGAGCGTTGCCTCCGTCCGAATCATCCGCGTCGCAGAAGGAAAGAGCCAACAGCTTTTCAGGACAATCGGTAGACTCACAGACGCTTCTTCTTAACTCGCCGCCCTCGCAGTCAGCTACTTCCACATTCCAAGATCAGAAGGAGAGTCCCACACAAACTGCCGCGCCGCAACAACaagatgacgacgacgaccCACGCAGATGTTGGATCTGCTTCAACGACGAGACGGAAGATGACGAGACAACATCGGAATGGCGGTCACCCTGTGCTTGCTCGTTGGTGGCGCACGAGACGTGTTTGTTGGATTGGATAGCAGACATGGAGGCACCGACTTCAGGGCGACGGGCCGGGACAACTGCAGGCAAGGTTCTATGTCCACAGTGCAAGGGCGAGATTGTGATAAAGCGGCATAAGAGTTATGTTGTGGAAGCAGTGAGGAGCTTGGAGCGTTTGGTCGGCAGTCTTCGTCTTCCGGGCTTTGCACTGGTGACGGGCACGGCATTGTACTCGACTTTGACCCTATCCGGCACCGCGACGATATATCAGATCTTTGGGACGGAAGATGCGCTGCAAATCCTCGGTCCGCTGTACGAGACACCAAATGCAGCCGTCAACTCAGTTGCGGTACAGTGTCTAGACCATCTGAGGCAGCACTGGAGACTCGACCTCGGACTCCCGCTTATACCCGCTGTACTAGTTGCGAGCAGAACGACATTCGCCGACTCATTCTTACCTTTCCTACcgctcatcttcttcgtcagTTCTGGTCAACCAGGCGATGAGATGCTGCAACTACAATGGCCACCGAGTGCCGCATTCACTTTCGCCACATTGCCATACCTCCGTGGCTTTTATAATGCATACTACGAACGCTTCTGGCTACCACGAGAGCAAAAATGGCTAAGGGAGATTCAGCCCAGGCAAGGCGAAGACGCCAATGTTGAGGGCCAGGTCCAAGACCAGGGCCCCGCCATGCACAATGCACACGACGGCGAGGTCATCCAAGAAGTGGAGATAGAACTCGACTTTGACATCTTCGGCGGCTGGGGCGAGGGAGAGGGCGTAGAGCCGGATAACAATCCTGCTCATCCCATTGAACCACACGCTGCCGGACCCATCGACGCCCCACCACAAGACGATACCGATACCGATACAGATGATGACTTACCCGACCTGGTTCCCGCTGCTCCTCAAGCAAACCCCCTACCTGAACCCGTCGCTGCACCCGCTCCAAACATCCCCATGCAGCCAGCAGCGCCCCGCCCCCGACGCATCCGACACGAACGCGCCGCAACCTTTTCCACCGCCTCCCTCGCCGACACCATCCTCGGTGCCCTTATCTTCCCCACCATAGCCGCAGCCATGGGCGAGATACTCCGCCACACTTTACCCACCGATTGGGTCACGCCTCCGTCGAGTTCACCGGCCGTGTCGTGGCTTGGTGGCTGGATCAAGAATGGTGGCAAGGCTGGGGGT CACCACATCCTCCCTCCACCACCAACAATGCCACGCTACAGCCCAACGCCAGAAGTATCCAAAGCGCAACTCTTACCCACCTGCCACTCGCCATCCCGCGACACACGTAGTCACAAGAAGCACCAAGAATCGCGTCGGCGCTCACGCTCTCCCCACGGCGACCGCGACAATGACAACCACCGCTACAAGCGACGCCGCACTCGTTCACCTGTCGCAAAAACCGTCGCTCTCCCTTACAAGGCAAAACCGCTAACTAAGCGCGACTATGAAGCGTACAAGCCATTATTCCAGTCGTACCTCGATATCCAAAAGCAGATTCAGCTAGACGAGCTAGACGAGCGCGAAGCAAAAGGACGATGGAAGAGCTTTGTCAGCCGATG GAATCGAGGCGACCTAGCCCGCAGCTGGTATGATCCCAGCATGCTCAAGACAGCACAGGACACA CTCATCGCCGACTCGGCCGCAGACGCCCAATCCACCTCGCACAGCGCCCTACAACAAGCCCGCAAACAAGACCGCACGCTCCAAAAGGCGCGCCTAGAAGACCTCGTCCCGCGCGCCGACGCCGGTACCCGCGAACGCCAACTCGAGAAGAAGCGCGAAGTAATCAGCACGCTACAGTCGTTCCGCGACGCCAAAGAAGCCGGGGATGTGGAAGTAGCGGAATCTGATTTGATGGGGGATGACGGCGTGGATTT GGAGGAGATTGCGAGGGCAAGAGATGCGGAGAGGGAGGAGAGGTTGGCGGAGAGGAGGGAGAAGGAGGGGAAGACTATGGAGTTTTTGAGACAGATGGCTAGGGAGAGGTTTGGGTAG
- a CDS encoding CN-hydrolase domain containing protein: MAPKETKFKVAAAHAAPIFMDKAATIKKTVQLIEQAAKEDIKLLVFPETFIPGYPYWTEAYPPLKQVAAIAKYAEESVVVEPNGEDVSAIQDACRRTGIAINLGISERIANGHTLFNSQVIIDSDGTILGVHRKLQPTFVERMVWAQGNGSTLRTWPLSLGYNLGGLACWEHTMNGARQALITQNQHIHAGAWPALSTLSSFEPVANAQIEGLMKAHALTAQVFVITASDYVDQLCLDWMEKNLGKQDLISAGGGWSSILHPFCSYIAGPHTGGEEKLVQGEIDLADLGAVKVWIDAAGHYQRPEILQFGFDPRPHWADEKTDRFKIVRADDKKVETENVDQSQKGTV, translated from the exons ATGGCGCCAAAAGAAACAAAGTTCAAGGTGGCTGCTGCCCATGCTGCACCTATCTTCATGGACAAAGCAGCTACCATCAAGAAGACCGTTCAGCTCATCGAGCAGGCTGCGAAGGAAGATATCAAACTTCTAGTGTTCCCAGAAACGTTCATCCCCGGCTACCCC TACTGGACTGAAGCCTACCCACCCCTCAAGCAGGTAGCGGCTATAGCCAAGTACGCAGAGGAGAGCGTAGTAGTGGAGCCCAATGGCGAGGACGTCAGTGCAATCCAAGATGCCTGCCGCCGGACTGGAATAGCGATTAACCTGGGTATCTCGGAGCGTATCGCTAACGGCCATACGCTATTCAACTCGCAAGTCATCATCGATAGCGACGGCACTATCCTCGGGGTTCATCGCAAGCTGCAACCCACGTTTGTCGAGCGCATGGTTTGGGCTCAGGGTAACGGAAGCACATTACGCACCTGGCCCCTCTCGCTTGGTTACAACCTCGGGGGTCTGGCCTGCTGGGAGCATACCATGAACGGTGCGCGCCAGGCTCTCATCACGCAGAACCAACATATTCATGCTGGAGCGTGGCCAGCCTTGTCGACGCTTTCCAGTTTCGAGCCCGTCGCTAACGCGCAGATTGAGGGACTCATGAAAGCTCACGCTTTGACCGCCCAGGTCTTCGTCATCACGGCCTCCGACTATGTCGACCAATTGTGCCTCGACTGGATGGAGAAGAACCTCGGAAAACAAGACCTCATCTCCGCTGGTGGGGGTTGGTCCTCCATTCTCCACCCTTTCTGCTCCTACATCGCCGGTCCGCACACGGGCGGAGAAGAGAAGCTGGTCCAAGGCGAGATTGACCTGGCAGACTTGGGCGCTGTCAAAGTATGGATTGATGCAGCGGGACACTACCAGCGCCCGGAGATTTTGCAGTTCGGCTTTGATCCGCGACCGCACTGGGCGGACGAGAAGACGGACCGCTTCAAGATAGTACGTGCGGATGATAAGAAAGTGGAGACTGAGAATGTTGATCAGTCTCAGAAAGGTACGGTTTGA
- a CDS encoding ARA1, Aldo-keto reductase, related to diketogulonate reductase: MPTYFTLNTGAQIIGFGTWQAKCGEVERAVEIVLKISYRHIGCAVIYGVEAELRDGIRRSGVPHSNIFLTSSLWNIKPAQGDVEGALDKSLQDHVIEYLGSILHALAGVSFNGKPGKWSPLRESGVFDLVDIDSATAYKAMKTFLPTGKICAIGVSNFMISHLNDLLSKTDVVSAPALFKSKGILVGEAYSPLGNNPTDEPRTVADKLVGVLGRRLGLDGGLGLASWGIQRGTVVLPKSFTSSRIKSNMQVKELPPDAFDQLGKLERHKRFNVQSRWGNDIFEELGDE; encoded by the exons ATGCCTACATACTTCACACTCAACACAGGTGCGCAGATTATCGGCTTCGGCACATGGCAAGCAAAATGTGGAGAGGTTGAGCGTGCGGTGGAAATAGTCCTCAAGATAAGCTATCGCCACATCGGCTGCGCCGTCATCTACGGGGTTGAAGCCGAACTGCGCGACGGCATCAGAAGAAGCGGCGTTCCTCATTCTAACATCTTCCTGACTAGTAGTTTATGGAACATCAAGCCTGCACAAGGTGATGTAGAGGGTGCACTAGACAAGTCGCTCCAGGATCACGTCATCGAATATCTCGGATCTATTCTTCATGCACTGGCAGGTGTCT CCTTCAACGGAAAGCCAGGTAAATGGTCTCCTTTGCGCGAAAGCGGCGTCTTCGATCTCGTAGACATTGACTCTGCCACCGCCTACAAGGCCATGAAGACATTTCTGCCCACTGGAAAAATCTGCGCCATTGGCGTCTCCAACTTCATGATTAGTCACTTGAACGACTTGCTTTCCAAGACTGACGTGGTGTCTGCC CCCGCTCTCTTCAAGAGTAAAGGGATCCTTGTCGGGGAAGCTTACTCGCCTCTTGGCAACAACCCAACAGACGAGCCGCGTACTGTAGCCGATAAGCTTGTGGGTGTTCTGGGTCGCAGATTAGGTTTGGACGGCGGTCTAGGTCTCGCCAGTTGGGGTATTCAGCGTGGCACCGTGGTTCTACCCAAGAGCTTTACCTCAAGCCGAATCAAGAGCAACATGCAAGTCAAGGAACTGCCACCGGACGCGTTCGATCAATTGGGCAAGTTAGAGAGACACAAGCGATTCAATGTACAATCGCGATGGGGTAATGATATCTTTGAGGAGCTTGGTGATGAGTAG
- a CDS encoding SBP domain containing protein — MQFTTIITALFLATTAVACPNGPYRTGSSCDQTCAGAQRCGDDNYVIQCVNNVWTRKQHCEHCKFGACA, encoded by the exons ATGCAGTTCACCACCATCATCACCGCTCTTTTCCTCGCCACCACCGCCGTGGCTTGCCCCAACGGCCCATACAGGACTGGATCCAGCTGCGATCAGACATGCGCTGGAGCCCAGCGATGCGGCGACGACAACTACGTC ATCCAATGCGTCAACAACGTCTGGACCCGAAAGCAGCACTGTGAACACTGCAAGTTCGGTGCCTGCGCTTAA
- a CDS encoding Atrophin-1 multi-domain protein has protein sequence MAGPALQLFPPPRAPRLPSPNRRPSPRLKTATPDPLATDSATSTRPPADFHELVIQVNSVPVSPSNPMAPPPAIAPPPRAHVSTRAATPTGRPHFSPPPQQAPSPQLDRQESFYRDNDKQHTSPDPNRAVSPAFSEAQTLVRANSSATRVRSFSPVEEIPMRSMFPIYDPTVPLSRQPYQPTQASPTQLPRAQISRSPYSESYVPHNNVRLTTSSAPPPAKPFFTPSSLLDNLWLATNGQEEPEVQLYTLRMHRATAANPTITFGTTPSLPFYSMAQSNLAGDYEIPSIMNELLIQRHHPTQPRVLPIAQLDLIAPPSLDTGSFNPAQQNETTLLTTIYPKLAALQALDAAANSPAASRLALSDPGAQSPAAQRLAEDVLAGTAQRECCALAWTQDNPQQQANPWAAHLPSEGSYQLHHPTLGNFPISLEGDCSVINQPSTRPVTAFYGHNMPLTAQATGRKPACITVLNPYVLSPTTPRTNAFSPLPPPPRLDGTNRPTSMTPSEMSVTQLPTNPDAIADDAMLARLDFTNDALTLNLGALTRFGNPFLVDVVASALLAVAIAEATRGRKARNNQETFEAPPPSFTLTHQKEDTAKAFKDSFVEGFHGGGGKPVRPPLSSKGLRKFANSFRSTTTTTTTPTTRGSESTSRKPSFDKDIELGEWYGQDKYSSSSSEKKKTKADDGDGEERKLPFVARTLIAVISLAFRTVVWVVRIFFKIVSGVVVMVCRNAGKL, from the coding sequence ATGGCTGGACCAGCACTTCAATTATTTCCCCCACCAAGGGCTCCAAGACTACCAAGCCCTAACAGGAGACCATCTCCACGCCTAAAAACTGCTACACCAGACCCTCTAGCAACAGATAGTGCGACTAGCACAAGACCGCCAGCTGACTTTCACGAACTCGTCATACAAGTCAATTCAGTACCTGTATCGCCGTCTAATCCAATGGCTCCTCCACCAGCTATCGCACCACCGCCCAGAGCACATGTATCCACCAGGGCAGCTACACCAACTGGTCGACCTCATTTCTCTCCACCCCCACAACAAGCGCCTTCTCCTCAACTTGATCGACAAGAAAGCTTCTACCGCGATAATGACAAGCAACACACGTCTCCAGATCCAAATCGCGCAGTCTCTCCTGCTTTCTCGGAAGCACAGACTCTGGTACGGGCGAATAGTTCAGCTACCCGGGTACGCAGTTTCTCGCCGGTAGAGGAGATACCAATGCGGTCAATGTTTCCAATCTACGACCCTACTGTCCCTCTTTCGCGCCAGCCATATCAACCTACACAAGCATCACCAACTCAGCTACCGCGGGCACAAATCAGCCGCTCGCCATACTCCGAGTCATATGTGCCACACAACAACGTCCGATTGACTACCTCGTCCGCTCCTCCACCAGCGAAACCCTTCTTTACGCCATCAAGTCTTTTGGACAACCTCTGGTTAGCTACAAATGGTCAAGAAGAGCCTGAAGTGCAGCTCTACACGTTAAGGATGCATCGCGCAACAGCAGCCAATCCTACCATCACGTTTGGTACTACACCCTCGCTGCCATTCTACTCCATGGCACAGTCGAATCTTGCAGGCGACTACGAGATTCCTAGCATAATGAATGAGCTTCTTATTCAGCGACACCACCCCACTCAACCGCGAGTACTACCCATCGCTCAGCTGGATCTTATCGCTCCTCCTTCCCTCGACACTGGATCCTTTAATCCTGCACAGCAAAACGAGACAACCCTCCTTACCACCATATACCCAAAGCTTGCCGCGCTTCAGGCACTTGATGCAGCGGCCAACTCTCCCGCCGCCTCGCGTCTAGCCTTGTCGGATCCCGGCGCGCAGTCACCAGCTGCACAACGACTTGCCGAAGATGTCCTAGCAGGAACCGCGCAACGCGAATGCTGTGCTCTGGCCTGGACTCAGGATAACCCCCAACAACAAGCGAATCCATGGGCGGCGCACCTGCCTTCGGAGGGGTCATACCAATTACACCACCCCACTCTCGGTAACTTTCCCATCTCCCTCGAAGGCGACTGCTCCGTCATCAACCAGCCGTCCACACGGCCCGTGACGGCGTTTTACGGCCACAACATGCCGCTTACAGCACAAGCCACGGGTCGCAAACCTGCGTGTATCACGGTGCTAAACCCATATGTTCTCTCGCCCACTACACCTAGGACTAATGCTTTTTCACCGCTGCCGCCCCCGCCACGCCTCGATGGTACAAATCGTCCCACGTCCATGACGCCCTCTGAGATGTCCGTCACTCAACTGCCCACCAACCCCGACGCCATCGCCGACGACGCGATGCTCGCCCGCCTCGACTTTACCAATGACGCTCTCACGCTCAACCTTGGCGCTTTAACTCGTTTCGGCAATCCGTTTCTCGTCGACGTGGTTGCTTCGGCCTTGCTTGCTGTCGCTATTGCTGAAGCTACACGTGGGCGTAAGGCCCGCAACAACCAGGAGACTTTTGAAGCGCCACCGCCTAGTTTCACACTCACCCACCAAAAAGAAGACACAGCGAAGGCGTTTAAAGATTCCTTCGTCGAGGGCTTCCACGGTGGTGGTGGGAAACCCGTCAGACCACCGCTTTCGAGCAAGGGGCTGCGGAAATTCGCGAATAGCTTTCGTAGTACGACGACCACGACCACAACGCCAACAACGCGGGGCAGTGAATCCACAAGTCGCAAACCCAGTTTCGATAAAGATATCGAGCTTGGTGAGTGGTATGGTCAGGATAAGTattcgtcgtcgtcgtctgagaagaagaagaccaAAGCTGACGATGGCGATGGGGAGGAGAGGAAGCTACCGTTCGTAGCGAGAACACTGATTGCGGTTATTAGCCTCGCGTTTAGGACGGTAGTGTGGGTTGTGAGAATCTTTTTTAAGATTGTGTCGGGCGTTGTTGTTATGGTTTGTAGGAATGCGGGGAAGTTGTAG